The following proteins come from a genomic window of Pseudomonas cichorii:
- a CDS encoding ABC transporter permease encodes MLKGYGAVILEGAGLTLQLALSSMALAIILGLIGVALRLSPLRWLAWLGDLYCTVIRGIPDLVLILLIFYGGQDLINRVAPLLGFDDYIDLNPLLAGIGTLGFIFGAYLSETFRGAFMAIPKGQAEAGMAYGMSRLKVFFRILVPQMIRLAIPGFTNNWLVLTKATALISVVGLQDMMFKAKQAADATREPFTFFLAVAAMYLVITSVSLLALRYLEKRYSVGVKAADL; translated from the coding sequence ATGTTGAAAGGCTACGGGGCTGTAATCCTCGAAGGTGCCGGGCTGACCTTGCAGTTGGCTCTGTCATCGATGGCCCTGGCAATCATTCTCGGTCTGATTGGTGTGGCGTTGCGTCTGTCGCCGCTGCGCTGGCTGGCGTGGTTGGGCGATCTGTACTGCACGGTGATTCGCGGTATTCCCGATCTGGTGCTGATTCTCCTGATCTTCTACGGCGGGCAGGATCTGATCAACCGTGTCGCGCCCTTGCTGGGCTTCGACGACTACATCGACCTTAACCCGTTGCTGGCCGGTATCGGCACCCTGGGGTTCATTTTCGGTGCCTACCTTTCCGAAACCTTTCGCGGTGCCTTCATGGCGATTCCGAAGGGGCAGGCCGAGGCTGGCATGGCCTATGGCATGAGCCGCCTGAAGGTGTTTTTCCGGATACTGGTACCGCAGATGATCCGCCTTGCGATCCCCGGTTTTACCAATAACTGGCTGGTACTCACCAAGGCGACCGCGCTGATTTCCGTGGTCGGTCTGCAAGACATGATGTTCAAGGCCAAGCAGGCGGCAGATGCCACCCGCGAGCCTTTCACTTTCTTCCTGGCGGTTGCTGCGATGTATCTGGTGATTACCAGTGTCTCGCTGCTCGCCTTGCGTTATCTGGAAAAACGCTACTCCGTAGGCGTAAAGGCGGCTGACCTAT